The DNA region AGCGTGGGCGCGCCCTGCACGCCGGCGGTCTGCAGGCCCGCCACGAGATCGGGCGCGAAGGTGATCAGCGCGCCCGACTCCCGGCCCAGCCGGTTGAGCGCCGGGCCCAGGGGCCCCGCAGGAATGGCGTAGCTGCGCGGTGCAGCGTCCTGGGTGGCGGGCTGGGCCTGCGCGCGGGACGGCACCGCCAGCAAGGCCGCGCCGTAGGCTGCGGCCAGGCTGGCGCACAGCAGTTGCGCCGCAGCGGCCGTGCGGCGGCGGGGCCGCGGAAGGGCAGGGGACAGGGCAGAGGAAGGGACGGCAGAGCGGCGCATGCGGCAGGTCTTTCAGGCAGGAAGGGTGGCGAAGCGGTCAGCACCCCCCGCGGCAGGCGAGGGGCTTTCCTGTGCTTGACACCCGGCGGTGCCGGAATGGCCGCTTTTTTTGAAGATTCAGTATGAAATATGCCCAAAGCGCCCGCGGAATAAGCGCATGCAGCTATTGAAAATATAGCTAACTGCGCCGCTCCACCGTCACCCACCAGCGGGTGCGGGTGTGGATCTGCACCGGCAGCGACAGCGTGAGGGCCGCGAGCACCCGGTCGGTGTCGGCCAGCGGGTACGAGCCCGACACGCGCAGCGCCGCCGCGTCGGGCGCGCAGCGCAGCACGCCGGGCCGGTGGCGTGACAGCTCGGCGAGGAAGCTGTCCAGCGGCATGCCGTCGGCCACCAGCATGCCCTCGGCCCAGGCGCTGGCGCCGTCCTGCGCCGGCTCGGCGGCGCCGGTGGCCGCGCGGCTGAAGCGGCCCTGCTCGCCGGCGGCCAGGCGCAGCGCGGGGACATCGCCCTGCGCGGGGGTGAGCTCCACCGCGCCCTGCAGCACGGCCACCTCGGTATGGCCGCCGTGCTGGCGCACGGTGAAGCGCGTGCCGATGGCACGCACCTGCCCCTCGGCGGTGCGCACGCGCAAGGGGCGGGCGGTGCCGGTGGCGCCATCGGGCGCGTTGTCGGGCGCGCTGTGCACCAGGATCTCGCCGGCGCGCAGCACGATCAGGCGCTCGGTGGCGGTGTAACGCACGTCCACGGCCGACGCGGTGTTGAGCCACACGCGCGTGCCGTCCGGCAGCTGCGCATCGCGCCGCTCGCCCGTTCCGGTGGACAGATCGGCCGCCAGCTGCTGCCAGGCCTGTGCGCCCAGGCCGGTCTGGCGCGCGGCCAGCAAGCCGCCGGCACCGGCCGTCAGCAGCACGGCCAGGCGTACGGCATGGCGGCGCTGCAGCCCGGGCGCGACCAGCGTCTGCAACGCGACGGAGGCCGGCACGTCGCGCAGCTGGCCGTCCACCTCGGCAATGCGCTGCCAGGCGCGTGCGTGCCGCGGGTCGGCGTCCAGCCAGGCCTGCCACTGCTGGCGCGCGTGCCGTGCGGCGGCGGGCGCGGTGGGTGAGCCGTCTTCGGGCCGCAATTCCAGCAGCCAGTGCACGGCCTGGCGCGCAATGGCGGGAGAAATATCGTTGGGTGCCATGTCAGGTGTGGCCAAGAGGCGCGGTGGATGCGGTGGGCGCGGCGCAGGCCAGCAGGCACCGAGCAAGGGCCGTCCCGCAGCGAGGGTGCCGTCCCCCTTCCCGCAACGCGAAGCGATGCGAGAGAAGGGGGAAGCCCCGCAGCGGCTCAGGGGGTTGCCGCTGCATCGCCGAAGTAGCAGCGCTCGGCCGCGGCGGCCAGGTGGCGGCGCACGGTGGTGCGGGACAGCCCCAGCTGCGCCGCGATCTGCTCCTGCGTCAGCTCCTCCAGCCGCCACAGCAGAAAGGCCTTGCGCGCCACGGCGGGCAGCCCGTCCAGCAGGCGGTCGATGGCGACCAGGGTTTCCAGCACCATCAGGCGGGCGTCGGGCGGCGGGGCCACGGGCTCGGGCAGCAGGGCCAGCGCATCGAGGTAGGCCCGCTCGATCTGCCGGCGCCGCAGGTGGTTGGCCAGCAGGCGCTGGGCGATGGTCGTCAGGTAGGCGCGTGGCTCGGCCACCTCGTCCAGCCGCTGGCCGGTGGCGGTGAGCACGCGAACGAAGGTGTTCTGCGCTAGATCCGCCGCGTCCCACGCGCAGCCCAGCTTGTGCCGCAGCCGGCCGACCAGCCAGCCGTGGTGCTGCAGGTACAGGGCCTGGGTGGCCTCGGCGTGGAGGGTGGGGGCGGGCGCAGGCATGGCGGTTTTGCAAATGCGAATTGGTCGCATTTTATGCCGCCATGCCGATTCCGGCGCGTGCGGCCCGGCGGGCCAGGCGCGTGGCGGCTCAGAAGTCGTAGCGGGCGCTGACGTTCACGCTGCGCGGCGCGCCCCAGGTGTAGAACAGGCCCTGTGCGCTGAAGTTGGTCACACCGGCGAAGTACCGCTTATCGAACACGTTGTTGAGGTTGGCCGAGATGCTGAGCTGCCGGCTGACCTGGTAGCGCGCCATCAGGTCGAACAGCCAGTAGGCGTCCTGGCGCAGGGTGGCCGAGCCGCGGCTGGTGGCAATGGCGCTTTGCCAGCGCAGGGCGCCGCCCACCGTCAGGCCCTGCAGGGCGCCGTCGCCGAAGCGGTAGCTGCTGCCCAGTTTGAACTGGTGCCTGGGCGTGGTGGAGGCGCTGTCCAGGTTGCTGCTGTTCATCACATAGCTGCCCTGGGCCTGCCAACCGCGGGCCAGCTCGCCGGACAGTTCCAGCTCGTAGCCGCGCCGCGTCGCGCCCTTGACGGCACGGTAGATGCTGTCGCCGTTGGCGTTCAGCCCCACCTCCTCGGCCGTGTTGTCGGTGCGCATCCAGAAGTGGGCGATGCTGGCGTTCAGGCGCTTGTCGAAGAACTCGCCCTTGGCGCCCAGTTCATAGGTCCGGCCTTCCTCGGGGGGCAGCGTGCGTTCGCCGGCGTCCTTGGCGCTCTGGGGCTGGTAGATGCTGGCGTAGCTGCCGTAGACCGAGACCTGGGGCGCCACGTCCACGATCAAGCCGGCATAGGGCGTGACGACGCCCCGCTCGCGCATGTCGTAGTTGTACCAACCGATGTCGGTCACGTCCTTCT from Paracidovorax wautersii includes:
- a CDS encoding FecR domain-containing protein translates to MAPNDISPAIARQAVHWLLELRPEDGSPTAPAAARHARQQWQAWLDADPRHARAWQRIAEVDGQLRDVPASVALQTLVAPGLQRRHAVRLAVLLTAGAGGLLAARQTGLGAQAWQQLAADLSTGTGERRDAQLPDGTRVWLNTASAVDVRYTATERLIVLRAGEILVHSAPDNAPDGATGTARPLRVRTAEGQVRAIGTRFTVRQHGGHTEVAVLQGAVELTPAQGDVPALRLAAGEQGRFSRAATGAAEPAQDGASAWAEGMLVADGMPLDSFLAELSRHRPGVLRCAPDAAALRVSGSYPLADTDRVLAALTLSLPVQIHTRTRWWVTVERRS
- a CDS encoding sigma-70 family RNA polymerase sigma factor, yielding MPAPAPTLHAEATQALYLQHHGWLVGRLRHKLGCAWDAADLAQNTFVRVLTATGQRLDEVAEPRAYLTTIAQRLLANHLRRRQIERAYLDALALLPEPVAPPPDARLMVLETLVAIDRLLDGLPAVARKAFLLWRLEELTQEQIAAQLGLSRTTVRRHLAAAAERCYFGDAAATP